From the genome of Glycine max cultivar Williams 82 chromosome 2, Glycine_max_v4.0, whole genome shotgun sequence, one region includes:
- the LOC100783976 gene encoding GATA transcription factor 2 isoform X1 — protein MDVCRNVSVSSSECQQELPTLDDLFSHQNTQEVDFGLEWLSVFVEDCFSSRPSCLLAPGGVQTTSTSTSTKPSSGTILQRPQQLSHHCPLQNFAVPGKARSKRKRKRLSAPRTTKHTLSTWSQHFSTQNDGVSSDPPLLKQAYWLADSELIVPKKKDVEQEEEEGVVVVVKKEKLGDYCDHDEGDEINNNNSNNDDNVQHPIPRRCTHCLAQRTPQWRAGPLGPKTLCNACGVRFKSGRLLPEYRPAKSPTFVSYLHSNSHKKVMEMRMGVVGVFSTDNNK, from the exons ATGGATGTTTGCCGAAATGTATCAGTTTCTTCAAGTGAGTGTCAGCAAGAGCTTCCCACCCTTGATGACCTTTTCTCTCATCAGAACACG CAGGAAGTGGATTTTGGCCTGGAATGGTTATCAGTGTTTGTGGAAGACTGTTTCTCTAGTAGGCCAAGCTGCCTCTTGGCACCTGGTGGTGTTCAAACCACAAGCACTAGCACAAGCACCAAGCCTTCTTCAGGCACTATATTGCAAAGACCCCAACAATTAAGTCATCACTGTCctttgcagaattttgctgtgcCAGGGAAAGCAAGGagcaagagaaagagaaagaggctTTCAGCCCCTAGAACAACAAAACACACCCTAAGCACATGGTCGCAACATTTCAGCACACAGAATGATGGGGTGAGTTCTGACCCTCCTCTTTTGAAACAAGCTTATTGGTTGGCTGATAGTGAACTCATTGTGCCTAAGAAGAAGGATGTTGagcaagaagaggaggagggggTTGTTGTGGTTGTGAAGAAGGAGAAATTGGGGGATTATTGTGATCATGATGAGGGTGAtgaaattaacaataataatagtaataatgatgataatgtGCAGCACCCAATTCCAAGAAGGTGCACACATTGTCTGGCTCAGAGGACCCCACAGTGGAGGGCAGGACCATTGGGTCCAAAGACACTATGCAATGCATGTGGGGTGAGGTTCAAGTCTGGAAGGTTGTTGCCAGAGTATAGGCCAGCCAAGAGCCCTACTTTTGTAAGCTATTTGCATTCCAATTCACACAAGAAAGTCATGGAGATGAGAATGGgtgttgttggtgttttttcTACAGACAACAACAAGTAG
- the LOC100783976 gene encoding GATA transcription factor 2 isoform X2, which produces MDVCRNVSVSSSECQQELPTLDDLFSHQNTEVDFGLEWLSVFVEDCFSSRPSCLLAPGGVQTTSTSTSTKPSSGTILQRPQQLSHHCPLQNFAVPGKARSKRKRKRLSAPRTTKHTLSTWSQHFSTQNDGVSSDPPLLKQAYWLADSELIVPKKKDVEQEEEEGVVVVVKKEKLGDYCDHDEGDEINNNNSNNDDNVQHPIPRRCTHCLAQRTPQWRAGPLGPKTLCNACGVRFKSGRLLPEYRPAKSPTFVSYLHSNSHKKVMEMRMGVVGVFSTDNNK; this is translated from the exons ATGGATGTTTGCCGAAATGTATCAGTTTCTTCAAGTGAGTGTCAGCAAGAGCTTCCCACCCTTGATGACCTTTTCTCTCATCAGAACACG GAAGTGGATTTTGGCCTGGAATGGTTATCAGTGTTTGTGGAAGACTGTTTCTCTAGTAGGCCAAGCTGCCTCTTGGCACCTGGTGGTGTTCAAACCACAAGCACTAGCACAAGCACCAAGCCTTCTTCAGGCACTATATTGCAAAGACCCCAACAATTAAGTCATCACTGTCctttgcagaattttgctgtgcCAGGGAAAGCAAGGagcaagagaaagagaaagaggctTTCAGCCCCTAGAACAACAAAACACACCCTAAGCACATGGTCGCAACATTTCAGCACACAGAATGATGGGGTGAGTTCTGACCCTCCTCTTTTGAAACAAGCTTATTGGTTGGCTGATAGTGAACTCATTGTGCCTAAGAAGAAGGATGTTGagcaagaagaggaggagggggTTGTTGTGGTTGTGAAGAAGGAGAAATTGGGGGATTATTGTGATCATGATGAGGGTGAtgaaattaacaataataatagtaataatgatgataatgtGCAGCACCCAATTCCAAGAAGGTGCACACATTGTCTGGCTCAGAGGACCCCACAGTGGAGGGCAGGACCATTGGGTCCAAAGACACTATGCAATGCATGTGGGGTGAGGTTCAAGTCTGGAAGGTTGTTGCCAGAGTATAGGCCAGCCAAGAGCCCTACTTTTGTAAGCTATTTGCATTCCAATTCACACAAGAAAGTCATGGAGATGAGAATGGgtgttgttggtgttttttcTACAGACAACAACAAGTAG
- the LOC100788417 gene encoding glucan endo-1,3-beta-glucosidase 8 isoform X1, giving the protein MGVMVIMGKGWFFRWVMMIGVMGWCVAGLGVNWGTQATHQLRADTVVEMLKDNGIQKVKLFDADESSMSALSGSGIEVMVAIPNNQLAEMNDYDRALQWVKKNVTRYNFRGGVNIKYVAVGNEPFLKSYNGSFLNITLPALQNIQNALNDAGLGDSIKATVPLNADVYESPPNSPVPSAGIFRPDISDLMTQIVQFLAKNKAPFTVNIYPFLSLYGNDNFPFDYAFFDGVANPIIDNGVSYTNVFDANFDTLVSALKKVGYGNMPVLVGEVGWPTDGDKNANVGNAFRFYNGLLPRLAMNKGTPLRPGFIEVYLFGLIDEDAKNIAPGNFERHWGIFGYDGKPKFPMDLSGKGQKKVLVGAQNVHYLEPNWCMFNPDAQDLSKLADNINYACTLADCTALGYGSSCNNLDANGNASYAFNMYYQTQDQNYMACNFEGLARLTTSNISTPTCNFIVQINPSLSSSLRPQIVAFLFVTLLPFILFL; this is encoded by the exons ATGGGGGTGATGGTGATAATGGGAAAAGGTTGGTTTTTTAGATGGGTTATGATGATTGGTGTGATGGGTTGGTGTGTGGCAGGGCTTGGGGTGAATTGGGGGACTCAAGCCACACACCAGTTGAGGGCAGACACAGTGGTTGAGATGTTGAAGGACAATGGGATTCAGAAGGTGAAGCTGTTTGATGCAGATGAGTCTAGCATGAGTGCTCTATCTGGCTCTGGGATTGAAGTCATGGTTGCCATTCCCAATAACCAACTTGCTGAGATGAATGACTATGATCGTGCTTTGCAGTGGGTCAAGAAGAATGTCACTCGGTACAACTTCAGGGGTGGAGTTAACATCAA GTATGTAGCAGTTGGGAACGAGCCATTTTTAAAATCCTACAATGGTTCATTCTTGAACATCACCCTCCCTGCATTACAGAACATTCAAAATGCACTCAATGATGCAGGCCTAGGGGACTCCATAAAGGCCACAGTACCCTTAAATGCTGATGTGTACGAGTCTCCACCGAACAGTCCTGTGCCCTCAGCAGGAATATTTAGGCCTGATATAAGTGACCTTATGACCCAAATAGTGCAATTTTTGGCAAAGAACAAAGCACCATTCACAGTCAACATTTACCCCTTCTTGAGCCTCTATGGGAATGACAATTTCCCCTTTGACTATGCCTTCTTTGATGGTGTGGCCAATCCCATAATTGATAATGGGGTTTCATACACCAATGTCTTTGATGCAAATTTTGACACCTTGGTCTCTGCCCTAAAAAAAGTAGGgtatgggaacatgccagttttgGTAGGAGAGGTAGGGTGGCCCACAGATGGTGACAAAAATGCTAATGTAGGAAATGCTTTTAGGTTCTACAATGGGCTTCTACCAAGGCTTGCAATGAATAAAGGGACCCCGCTTAGGCCAGGATTTATTGAAGTTTACCTATTTGGGCTCATTGATGAGGATGCCAAGAACATTGCCCCAGGGAACTTTGAGAGACATTGGGGTATTTTTGGGTATGATGGGAAGCCCAAGTTTCCAATGGACCTTTCTGGAAAAGGCCAAAAGAAGGTACTAGTTGGTGCTCAAAATGTGCACTATCTTGAGCCAAATTGGTGCATGTTTAACCCTGATGCACAGGACCTAAGCAAACTTGCTGATAATATAAACTATGCTTGCACCCTTGCTGATTGCACTGCACTTGGATATGGTTCTTCTTGCAACAACTTGGATGCCAATGGAAATGCCTCATATGCATTTAATATGTACTACCAGACACAGGATCAGAATTACATGGCCTGCAATTTTGAAGGCTTGGCAAGGCTTACAACAAGCAATATTTCAACACCTACTTGCAATTTTATTGTTCAGATAAATCCTTCCTTGTCCTCTTCTTTGAGGCCCCAAATAGTAGCTTTCTTGTTTGTCACTCTACTACCCTTCATTCTATTTTTGTAG
- the LOC100788417 gene encoding glucan endo-1,3-beta-glucosidase 8 isoform X2, with translation MLKDNGIQKVKLFDADESSMSALSGSGIEVMVAIPNNQLAEMNDYDRALQWVKKNVTRYNFRGGVNIKYVAVGNEPFLKSYNGSFLNITLPALQNIQNALNDAGLGDSIKATVPLNADVYESPPNSPVPSAGIFRPDISDLMTQIVQFLAKNKAPFTVNIYPFLSLYGNDNFPFDYAFFDGVANPIIDNGVSYTNVFDANFDTLVSALKKVGYGNMPVLVGEVGWPTDGDKNANVGNAFRFYNGLLPRLAMNKGTPLRPGFIEVYLFGLIDEDAKNIAPGNFERHWGIFGYDGKPKFPMDLSGKGQKKVLVGAQNVHYLEPNWCMFNPDAQDLSKLADNINYACTLADCTALGYGSSCNNLDANGNASYAFNMYYQTQDQNYMACNFEGLARLTTSNISTPTCNFIVQINPSLSSSLRPQIVAFLFVTLLPFILFL, from the exons ATGTTGAAGGACAATGGGATTCAGAAGGTGAAGCTGTTTGATGCAGATGAGTCTAGCATGAGTGCTCTATCTGGCTCTGGGATTGAAGTCATGGTTGCCATTCCCAATAACCAACTTGCTGAGATGAATGACTATGATCGTGCTTTGCAGTGGGTCAAGAAGAATGTCACTCGGTACAACTTCAGGGGTGGAGTTAACATCAA GTATGTAGCAGTTGGGAACGAGCCATTTTTAAAATCCTACAATGGTTCATTCTTGAACATCACCCTCCCTGCATTACAGAACATTCAAAATGCACTCAATGATGCAGGCCTAGGGGACTCCATAAAGGCCACAGTACCCTTAAATGCTGATGTGTACGAGTCTCCACCGAACAGTCCTGTGCCCTCAGCAGGAATATTTAGGCCTGATATAAGTGACCTTATGACCCAAATAGTGCAATTTTTGGCAAAGAACAAAGCACCATTCACAGTCAACATTTACCCCTTCTTGAGCCTCTATGGGAATGACAATTTCCCCTTTGACTATGCCTTCTTTGATGGTGTGGCCAATCCCATAATTGATAATGGGGTTTCATACACCAATGTCTTTGATGCAAATTTTGACACCTTGGTCTCTGCCCTAAAAAAAGTAGGgtatgggaacatgccagttttgGTAGGAGAGGTAGGGTGGCCCACAGATGGTGACAAAAATGCTAATGTAGGAAATGCTTTTAGGTTCTACAATGGGCTTCTACCAAGGCTTGCAATGAATAAAGGGACCCCGCTTAGGCCAGGATTTATTGAAGTTTACCTATTTGGGCTCATTGATGAGGATGCCAAGAACATTGCCCCAGGGAACTTTGAGAGACATTGGGGTATTTTTGGGTATGATGGGAAGCCCAAGTTTCCAATGGACCTTTCTGGAAAAGGCCAAAAGAAGGTACTAGTTGGTGCTCAAAATGTGCACTATCTTGAGCCAAATTGGTGCATGTTTAACCCTGATGCACAGGACCTAAGCAAACTTGCTGATAATATAAACTATGCTTGCACCCTTGCTGATTGCACTGCACTTGGATATGGTTCTTCTTGCAACAACTTGGATGCCAATGGAAATGCCTCATATGCATTTAATATGTACTACCAGACACAGGATCAGAATTACATGGCCTGCAATTTTGAAGGCTTGGCAAGGCTTACAACAAGCAATATTTCAACACCTACTTGCAATTTTATTGTTCAGATAAATCCTTCCTTGTCCTCTTCTTTGAGGCCCCAAATAGTAGCTTTCTTGTTTGTCACTCTACTACCCTTCATTCTATTTTTGTAG